The DNA segment cGTCCCGGCGGGCGCCATTGCCCGGCGTGGGGGCGTGGGGTGTCCGGGCCCCGGCCTCGCCCCGCCCGCTCCTTTTATGGGCATCGCCCCGCCCACCGGGGACGCCCcgggtcccgccgcccgcccgctccgcgctgcccgctccgccccggcccgTGGCCATCGGTCAGACGCCATCGCTCGCCACCGCCGCCCCCGTTGGCCGCGGGCCGTGACGACAGCCCGGGCatgcggcggcggggagcggggtcgGGGGCGGTTCTGCCCGGGGAGAAGCGGCGGCGGAGGCTcggggacacccggggggggAAAATCAGGGGAACTCGAGCCACTGAGCGAGTTTTCAGGTCCCAAAACCGCGGGACTTTGGTCTCCCTTTTTTAAGCCCCGAACACCCCGACTCGGTGGGTTTTACGTGCCCGGGTCTCACCGCACCGCTCGGCTCCTGTCCCCGAGACCCGGCTGAGCCCGGCCTGGCGCTGTGACCCCCCCGCCTCCGGCGCCGTCCCCGCACCCCAAACCCCGGGGATGCCTCttccccccgcggcccccgagctCGGGCTCCATCTCACCAGCCCGGggccccctcctcagccccgagccgcccccccggggccccgctcGTTCCCGCTGCTCACCTGGGGCAGGCGGCCGCCCGCTGAGGTACCGGCGCGAGGCAAGATGGCGGCCGGGCTCCCCGCGCATGCGCCGCGCGGCCCCGTCCCTCGGGGAGGGGCGGAGTCTCGGCGGGGGCGTGGCCaaggcgggggcgcggcgggagggggcgtggcctgaccCCGCTCCCGCCGCTGACTCCGCCGCTTTTCCTTTTTGCCCGatttcaccccaaaaaaaaaccaaaaaaaggaaggttcTGCGGGCGCTCGGctcctgcccgtgcccgtgcctcCCCGCCTCTCTGCGCTGGGGCGTTTGCGCGCTGTGGTGACCCCTCTGGCCGCGAAGCGGGGGAGAAATCGCCCAAACGCTCTGAACCGTGCCTGAAACAAcataaataagataaaataaaataaaatatagaataaaatgaaaagaaaagaaaagaagggaaaagaaaacaagggaaaagaagaaaagaaaagggaaaagtagggaaaagaaaagagaggagaggagaggagaggagaggagaggaaaggaaaaagaaaagaaaaaagaaaagaaaagaaaataaaaaagaaaagaaaagaaaagaaaagaaaagaaaagaaaagaaaagaaaagaaaagaaaagaagggaaaagaaaaggagggaaaagaaaaggagggaaaagaaaagaaaagaaaagaaaagaaaagaaaagaaaagaaaagaaaagaaaagaaaagaaaagaaaagaaaagaaaagaaaagaaaagaaaagaaaagaaaagaaaagaaaagaaaaagaactttagCCCCTGGGAGTCCAATACGCTCTTTAAACATGAGCTGATGGGGTcaggggggctgggcaggggtggtTTTTTGCCTGCTATGGTttttccagctgggatggagacaCTGGGGCTGTGACACCAGCCTCCCCTTCCTTGGGCCACTCGCCTCCTCCACAGGTTTCAGGGAATTTTCAACCTCAGAGACACTTCGATTTCatttaaactatttctttctagcaaaagcaaagcagaagccaGCAGTTCCTCAGCCAGCGCCGtgtcccagctctcctggccagCTTCGCCCTCACCCGCTTCAAGATACCTCAAGCTTTGAGAGCTCGGGAGCTGCAGCCATGAAGAGCAGAGAGCGACGGGGCAGCGGAGGGGATCTGGAAGGCCCCGGGATGCAGTGGGGTcaggccagcagctcctccatgATCCCACGTCCAACGGCGATGCTGATGGATCCACGTCCAACGGCGATGCTGATGGATCCATGTCCAATGATGATGCTGCTGGAATCATGTCCAACGGTGATGTTGATGGATCAACATCCAACAGCAATGCCGATGGATCCACATCCAATGATGATGCTGCTGGAATCACGTCCAACGGCGCTGTTGATGGATCAACATCCAACAGCGATGCTGATGGATCCATGTCCAATGATGATGCTGCTGGAATCATGTCCAACGGTGATGTTGATGGATCAACATCCAACAGCAATGCCGATGGATCCACATCCAATGATGATGCTGCTGGAATCACGTCCAACGGCGATGTTGATGGATCAACGTCCAACGGCGATGTTGATGGATCAACATCCAACAGCGATGCTGATGGATCCACGTCCTACAGCGATGCTGATGCATCCATGtccagcagcgacactgatggatCAACATCCAACAGCAAATCCCAGGGATCCACCTCCAACGGCGATGCTGCTGGAATCCCGTCCAAGGGCGATGCTGATGGATCAACATCCAACAGCGCTGCGGATGGATCCATGTCCAATGGCAATGCTGCTGCGCCCTTCCATGAGCCCGCGGCGGAAGAGAGAGCCCACTGGGATCCACCACGAGTACCCCAGACACCCAGCCGTcctgccccgctctgctgctCCCCGCACGCACCCGGTGACAGGGACGGTAGAGGAGGagcccggccaccagcagccTTCCCCCAAACCGCCCTGAGGGACCGTGCCACCACCCTCCGCAGCTGGGCACGGACAGAGATGGGCACCACAAAGCGGAAGGCAGGAACAGCGTGATGTTTGCCAGCATCGCCGTATTTATTTTCCACTCCAAAGCAAGCCACACGGATTCTGACACGCTCTCCAGGCAACCGCCTGAtgttaaggcatttttttttaagacatctaaAAAggtttccccagctgcagctgccgTCCCTGGGGCGGCCAGCGCCCACCGCCTCAGCGCAGCGTCACCAGCTCTTCGGCAGAAGTGGGGTGAATGGCCACGGTGTTGTCCAGGTCGGCCTTGGTGGCCCCCATTTTGATGGCCACGGCGAAGCCCTGCAGCATTTCGTCGCAGCCCAGCCCTTGCATGTGCAATCCCACCACCTTTGGGAAAAGAAGAAGCGAGAGGCCGGATGGGACCCAGGAGCGGAGAAATCCAGGCTGAAATccaggcttggtgctggggcagcTGGATCCCACCCCAAGACCTGGCCTGagcaggggacaaggggacggCCAGCCCCCTGCGGCGCCCGGctgtcccccccgctcccctccacgcaccttctcctccttgccAGCGCACACCAGCTTCATGACACACTTCACCTTCCTCTGGGTGACGGCGTGGTACAAGGGGGTGAAGGACGTGCTGTAGATCTTCACGTTCTCCTTGCCGTGCGTGGCCACggcctcctctgcagcagaagaCACGGCACGTAGGTCAAGGGGACGCGCCGTATCCCCGAGGCATTTATAAAGAGGGAGTCAAAGCACATTTTGCAAGGCTTCAGACCGCTTGCTGGAGCTCAGATGGTCTCCTCGAGCATCAAAGCAGCAGCTCGGAGCCACAACGTCCCCATCCtctccgccccccaccccgtgtcCTCTCCGTCCCCACCTTCCGTGAGGCCCACGGTGCCGATGGGCGGGTGGCTGAAGACGACGGTGGGGATGTCCCGGTAGTCCAGCCGGGACTCCTGCTTCTCCTCGAAGAGCCTGTGGGCCAGCTTTCTGCCGGCCGCGATGGCCActgcagggagggacggggagcCTGAGCTGCGGCGCGGGGCAGcgctgaggggctggggagggggacacgacCGCGGTacctggggtgaggagggctctCCCGCAGACGTCCCCGACGGCGTAGATCCCTTTCCTGGTGGTGTTCTGGTACTCATCCACCACCACATGGCCCTTGGCGTCCACCTGCACACCCTGCCGTGGGAAATGG comes from the Chroicocephalus ridibundus chromosome 5, bChrRid1.1, whole genome shotgun sequence genome and includes:
- the LOC134516139 gene encoding glutathione reductase-like; the encoded protein is MPPPHLRTWWPPAQVPHGHRLSHPTWATFRGVRHFPRQGVQVDAKGHVVVDEYQNTTRKGIYAVGDVCGRALLTPVAIAAGRKLAHRLFEEKQESRLDYRDIPTVVFSHPPIGTVGLTEEEAVATHGKENVKIYSTSFTPLYHAVTQRKVKCVMKLVCAGKEEKVVGLHMQGLGCDEMLQGFAVAIKMGATKADLDNTVAIHPTSAEELVTLR